In the Drosophila takahashii strain IR98-3 E-12201 chromosome 3R, DtakHiC1v2, whole genome shotgun sequence genome, one interval contains:
- the LOC108062885 gene encoding synaptic vesicle glycoprotein 2C: protein MHSSLESNTLGPNVWDYDLILEKIGYGKTQWILLLVSGLLTITSVASQQVMGIIVIASHCEFETTQAEKGVMMAASVTGIFLSTYIWGYISDDIGRRKVLLYGNFASNALQFILMFVTSVWVFNIINLLVGISVGAVSAALYAYLSEFNIPRHRAVAINYSTMFVSVTAIYVPATAWLVLSSNWAITIGDFVFRPWRLLLLVSLLPGLIGGLILLLYPESPKLLLSQDKNKEAVEAVGWISKFNRGKSIHQVLNCDEFTLKSEDPAGENLLAESQGCGILSKICRATVPLFHKPHGFNFILCNLALFGMFFSSNGMQLWFPEIVNRSSGAENNSSTVCEILSVPVEKPNVTETLDCSDPISSKTYIDNLIVGFAFLIGFSIQGVILNPLGRKNVLLAALAVAVLSGVLLHFMENPTGVLVLFCLYILLPGLSISIMIGAIVDLVPTNLRSKAVSFCMSLGRLGIIAATNLMGVMLQPYCNTTFAMFTCTLIVCIVIVHYLPIRNSA from the exons ATGCACAGCTCGCTGGAGAGCAATACCCTCGGTCCCAATGTCTGGGACTACGATCTGATATTGGAGAAGATCG GTTATGGAAAAACGCAATGGATACTCCTGCTTGTCAGCGGGCTGTTGACAATCACATCGGTTGCATCCCAACAAGTCATGGGTATTATTGTGATCGCCTCGCATTGTGAGTTTGAAACGACACAGGCTGAAAAAGGCGTGATGATGGCGGCTAGTGTTACAG GTATTTTTCTATCGACCTATATATGGGGATACATAAGCGACGATATAGGACGCCGGAAAGTTCTACTCTATGGTAATTTCGCTAGCAATGCCCTGCAATTTATTCTGATGTTCGTTACCAGCGTTTGGGTCTTTAACATTATCAACCTCCTTGTTGGAATCAG TGTCGGTGCAGTGTCGGCAGCACTCTATGCATATCTAAGTGAATTCAATATACCCCGACATCGAGCGGTGGCGATTAATTATTCGACAATGTTTGTTAGTGTTACGGCAATATATGTTCCAG CAACTGCTTGGCTGGTGCTTTCCTCAAATTGGGCCATTACCATTGGGGATTTTGTATTTCGGCCATGGCGTCTACTGCTCCTAGTTAGTCTTCTCCCAGGACTTATTGGCGGcttgatattattattatatcctGAGAGCCCGAAACTGTTACTATCACAAGATAAGAACAAGGAGGCTGTAGAAGCCGTTGGATGGATTAGCAAATTTAACCGAGGCAAATCAATACATCAAGTCCTAAATTGTGATGAGTTCACACTGAAATCAGAAGATCCAGCTGGCGAAAATTTGTTGGCCGAAAGCCAAGGATGTGGTATATTATCCAAAATTTGCAGAGCCACAGTTCCACTCTTCCACAAGCCCCATGGATTTAATTTCATTCTTTGTAATTTGGCACTGTTTGGAATGTTTTTCAG tTCAAACGGGATGCAACTTTGGTTTCCAGAAATTGTCAACCGCTCATCGGGTGCAGAAAATAATTCTTCTACAGTCTGCGAAATTCTGAGTGTACCTGTAGAAAAACCCAACGTAACTGAAACtttg gaCTGCTCTGATCCCATTTCGAGCAAAACCTATATCGACAACCTTATTGTAggctttgcatttttaattggtttctCTATTCAAGGAGTGATACTTAATCCTTTGGGTCGAAAGAATGTCCTGCTAGCGGCCCTTGCAGTTGCAGTTCTGAGCGGAGTTTTGCTGCACTTTATGGAAAATCCCACGGGAGTACTTGTCTTATTTTGCCTTTACATTCTTTTGCCTGGTCTCTCGATTTCAATTATGATAGGCGCCATCGTTGATCTGGTTCCCACAAACTTGAG ATCAAAGGCAGTTAGCTTTTGCATGTCCCTGGGACGACTTGGCATCATCGCAGCTACAAACTTAATGGGCGTTATGCTCCAACCTTATTGCAATACCACCTTTGCCATGTTTACTTGCACTCTTATTG tGTGCATTGTTATTGTTCATTACCTGCCAATTCGGAACTCAGCTTAA
- the Alg9 gene encoding alpha-1,2-mannosyltransferase ALG9, whose protein sequence is MAPPAARARYIANKADNQILSKKPPKRLGLNGSNNKTKEAAPAGKKKEKETKKRKQSVSGGQEKGLPNPIMPSVQTAFKTFVSARLCSAIWAYIADCDETFNYWEPLHYIINGHGLQTWEYSPQFGLRSYTYLLLQGVPGYFYQKMFNPSPILIFYMVRCMLGFACAVMERYMYKSICQEFGIHIGRLWLIFQLFSVGMFVSSTALLPSSFSMYFGCAALAAWWQQNYCLAIFLTAISALLGWPFAALIGIPLVLEMLIRQRDWKTFVQWTLISAATVAIPMIAIDTSYFGQLTFAPLNIVWYNVFTSHGPNIFGTEPLSYYIINGFLNFNIIWLLALQLPIMLVMDYLIVPAKSKSTLNFPHYISLAPLYLWLLVFFAQPHKEERFLFPIYPLISLCGAITVDVYQRIFFRFKSLVFKIKSGVHYLDHSMFIAILVMVTSTLLGLSRVFALYRNYHAPMDLMLELNQFKATPQYDPDMIYNVCIGKDWHRYPGSFFFPAKNFRLRFLKSEFRGMLPAYYVAGDNATKVAHPYFNDLNQENEHMYFDYDRCDFLVDFDEGKYTPLEPNYSKRSKEWSVMKSLPFLIPEKSHKVLRAFYVPFLTDNHIQYGDFNLLKRKTKRNGR, encoded by the exons ATGGCGCCTCCGGCTGCGCGGGCTCGCTACATAGCCAACAAGGCGGACAACCAGATTCTGTCCAAGAAGCCGCCCAAACGACTGGGCCTgaatggcagcaacaacaagaccAAGGAAGCCGCACCGGCCGGCAAAAAGAAGGAGAAGGAAACCAAGAAGCG CAAGCAATCGGTGAGTGGAGGCCAGGAGAAGGGCCTGCCCAATCCCATAATGCCCAGTGTCCAGACCGCCTTCAAAACCTTTGTGAGCGCCCGTTTGTGCAGCGCCATTTGGGCCTACATCGCAGACTGTGACGAGACCTTCAACTACTGGGAGCCCCTGCACTACATCATCAATGGCCATGGACTGCAGACGTGGGAGTACAGCCCGCAGTTCGGACTGCGTTCGTACACCTACCTTTTGCTGCAGGGCGTGCCCGGTTACTTTTACCAAAAGATGTTCAATCCCAGTCCCATTCTCATCTTCTACATGGTGCGATGTATGCTGGGCTTCGCCTGCGCGGTGATGGAGCGATATATGTACAA GTCCATTTGCCAGGAGTTTGGCATACACATCGGTCGTCTGTGGCTGATATTCCAGCTCTTCAGTGTGGGCATGTTCGTGTCCAGCACCGCCCTGCTGCCCTCCTCCTTTTCCATGTACTTTGGCTGCGCTGCTCTGGCCGCCTGGTGGCAGCAAAACTATTGTTTAGCCATCTTCCTGACTGCTATTTCAGCTCTACTTGGTTGGCCCTTTGCCGCGCTGATTGGCATTCCACTGGTGCTGGAAATGCTGATCAGGCAGCGCGATTGGAAGACCTTTGTGCAGTGGACTCTAATATCGGCGGCCACAGTGGCCATTCCCATGATTGCCATCGATACCAGCTACTTTGGCCAACTGACATTTGCTCCTCTGAATATTGTGTGGTACAATGTGTTCACCAGCCATGGACCAAACATTTTCGGCACTGAACCTCTAAGTTACTACATCATCAATGGTTTCCTcaactttaatattatttgg CTTCTGGCTCTACAACTACCCATCATGCTGGTCATGGACTATCTGATTGTGCCAGCCAAATCCAAATCGACGCTAAACTTCCCCCACTACATCTCGCTGGCTCCGCTCTACCTGTGGCTCCTCGTCTTCTTCGCCCAGCCGCACAAGGAGGAGCGCTTCCTGTTCCCCATTTATCCCCTGATCTCACTTTGTGGCGCCATCACCGTGGATGTGTATCAGCGCATattctttcgcttcaaatcgCTTGTGTTCAAAATCAAGTCGGGAGTTCATTATCTGGACCACAGCATGTTCATAGCCATTCTGGTGATGGTGACCAGCACGCTGCTGGGACTTTCCCGGGTATTTGCCCTGTACAGGAACTACCACGCCCCCATGGATTTGATGTTGGAGCTGAATCAGTTCAAGGCAACACCGCAATACGACCCGGATATGATCTACAATGTGTGCATTGGCAAGGACTGGCACCGCTATCCGGGCAGCTTCTTCTTTCCCGCCAAGAATTTCCGTCTGCGCTTCCTGAAATCCGAGTTCCGGGGCATGCTGCCAGCGTACTATGTTGCAGGCGACAATGCCACAAAGGTGGCGCATCCGTACTTCAATGATCTCAACCAGGAAAACGAACACATGTACTTCGACTATGACCGCTGCGATTTCCTCGTCGATTTCGATGAGGGAAAATATACACCGCTGGAGCCCAACTATTCCAAGCGATCCAAGGAGTGGTCGGTGATGAAGAGCCTGCCGTTTCTAATTCCCGAGAAGTCGCACAAGGTGTTGCGCGCCTTCTATGTGCCATTCCTGACCGACAATCACATTCAGTATGGAGACTTTAACCTGCTCAAGCGAAAGACGAAACGAAATGGCAGGTAA
- the Cad96Cb gene encoding protocadherin beta-7 isoform X1 → MFHVASCPHGWIYLLGTMVCGGCSSPLQLWPKIAALEMKENGSLVERIGGTSKHVWRFGQVAHWNTNTGPTISGTLCGGFLCLSLQFAFNLQLSGRTETTFGAILDSRCYLEGGGSAESFLATEDLAVGSIIGKLRINGDPNAETGDINLSLREKNAPVEIHAGTKELALSVELDKEGVRGPSSIYVNVICIRRHSTDPSFVIPVNVRVTDVNDNAPEWIGTPYTLTLSEVTVPGTRILQGARAEDADQPGPFSTVEYQVLPGPYSEYVQFLNPLEGTLVLKKALDYEQLQNFTVKLRAQDQGTPARHSDTLLRVVITDADDQNPKFQRESYSAEIPVDGRPGELRMRPEPLKAVDQDEGICAPIQYTIVQSQDAKYFRIHPHNGAISLLTPIGYADVANGATLVVKATQIDNPDRYALTTVQLTRPGSHSDLSTLAFVQKRFVMRIREDTAVGNRILALPTNKPGKHLKYTIPDPVNSQFFSVGSLGELVLAKPLDYEKMTKHEFQVLATDGMTNSTAELTLDVIDVNDWEPRFRETHYEFMVPKSQSLQSRVDSFEGVLIGKVEAADGDRNDKLELSLRGQHAGLFEIDATGNIYMRPEQLQSLNESTVHLIAIATDTGVPPRSTSVPVSVTMEGLTLAQSGWNSNMLGMFGMIMGLFLMIIVALSCYIVRSKKQGKSAASGLGLGRNRVHSQAHSSVSSANLVTHEKLAGNGNGNGASVTSGGVSVLHMKHGGNITMANPMNNGLHHVASGASSSMALGSSAALLERERERERERDRERQRESYAATVRIFLPGIVSRASANGQLFEEDEIEHDSLQTENNNRKVGAATGAAASGGGVTTITTTSANAGQSNLLSATDAMGSSENNLTVYF, encoded by the exons ATGTTCCATGTGGCCAGTTGCCCACATGGATGGATATATCTACTGGGAACCATGGTTTGTGGTGGTTGCTCTTCGCCTTTGCAGCTCTGGCCGAAAATTGCAGCACTCGAAATGAAAGAAAACGGAAGCTTAGTAGAGCGTATCGGAGGTACGAGCAAACATGTCTGGCGATTCGGACAGGTGGCTCACTGGAACACAAACACTGGACCGACCATCTCGGGCACTCTCTGTGGTGGCTTCCTCTGCCTGTCGCTgcaatttgcttttaatttgcaATTATCAGGACGGACCGAAA CCACCTTTGGTGCCATTCTGGACTCACGCTGCTATCTCGAGGGCGGCGGTTCCGCTGAAAGTTTCCTGGCCACCGAGGATCTGGCGGTGGGTTCCATAATCGGCAAGCTGAGGATAAACGGGGATCCCAATGCCGAGACAGGGGACATCAATCTCTCGCTGAGAGAGAAGAATGCTCCCGTAGAGATTCATGCCGGGACCAAGGAGCTAGCATTGTCAGTAGAACTCGATAAGGAGGGTGTGAGAGGTCCTTCGTCCATCTATGTGAATGTCATCTGCATACGACGACATTCAACGGATCCG AGTTTCGTCATCCCCGTGAACGTGCGAGTGACTGATGTGAATGACAATGCACCTGAGTGGATTGGAACGCCGTACACTTTGACCCTTTCGGAGGTAACCGTTCCGGGAACCAGAATCCTGCAGGGCGCCCGTGCGGAGGATGCCGACCAACCGGGTCCCTTCTCCACGGTGGAGTACCAGGTGCTGCCGGGACCCTACTCGGAGTATGTGCAGTTCCTTAATCCGCTCGAGGGAACGCTTGTGCTGAAGAAGGCTCTCGACTACGAGCAATTGCAGAACTTCACCGTGAAGCTGAGGGCTCAGGATCAGGGCACACCGGCTCGTCACTCGGACACGCTGCTCCGCGTGGTCATCACGGATGCCGATGACCAGAACCCCAAGTTCCAGCGGGAGTCGTACAGCGCCGAGATACCAGTGGATGGCAGGCCGGGGGAGCTGCGCATGCGGCCGGAGCCACTGAAGGCGGTGGATCAGGACGAGGGCATCTGTGCGCCCATCCAGTACACAATTGTCCAGTCGCAGGACGCCAAGTACTTTCGCATTCATCCGCACAACGGAGCCATCAGTTTGCTTACGCCCATTGGCTATGCGGATGTGGCCAATGGCGCCACTCTGGTGGTGAAGGCCACGCAGATCGACAATCCCGATCGCTATGCCTTGACCACTGTCCAGTTGACGCGGCCTGGTAGTCACAGTGATCTCAGCACTCTGGCCTTCGTCCAGAAGAGATTCGTAATGCGCATTCGCGAGGATACGGCGGTGGGAAATCGGATTCTGGCTCTGCCCACCAATAAACCTGGGAAACATTTGAAGTACACCATTCCCGATCCGGTGAATTCGCAGTTCTTCAGCGTGGGTTCTCTGGGAGAACTGGTCCTGGCCAAACCACTGGACTACGAGAAGATGACCAAGCACGAGTTCCAGGTCCTGGCCACCGATGGAATGACCAACAGCACGGCGGAACTTACGCTGGACGTGATTGATGTCAATGACTGGGAGCCTCGGTTCCGGGAAACGCACTACGAGTTTATGGTGCCCAAGAGT CAATCCTTACAATCCCGCGTGGACTCCTTCGAGGGCGTGCTCATCGGCAAGGTGGAGGCGGCTGACGGAGATCGCAACGACAAGCTGGAGCTCTCGCTGCGTGGCCAGCATGCCGGTCTATTCGAGATCGATGCCACTGGGAATATCTACATGCGACCGGAGCAGCTGCAGAGCCTCAATGAGTCCACAGTCCATCTGATAGCTATCGCCACGGACACGGGCGTACCGCCCAGGAGCACCTCGGTCCCGGTGAGCGTGACCATGGAGGGTCTGACCCTGGCTCAATCCGGCTGGAACAGCAATATGCTCGGCATGTTCGGCATGATCATGGGCCTCTTCCTGATGATCATAGTGGCGCTCAGTTGCTACATTGTGCGTTCGAAAAAGCAGGGCAAGAGCGCTGCCAGCGGCTTGGGTCTCGGCCGGAACCGGGTGCACAGTCAGGCGCACAGCAGCGTGTCCTCGGCCAATCTGGTTACCCACGAGAAGCTGGCCGGGaatggcaacggcaacggAGCCAGTGTGACGAGCGGCGGGGTCTCCGTGCTGCATATGAAGCACGGCGGTAATATCACCATGGCCAATCCGATGAACAACGGGCTGCATCATGTAGCCAGTGGAGCCAGCAGTAGCATGGCCCTCGGAAGCTCGGCAGCTTTGTTGGAGCGGGAAAGGGAACGAGAAAGGGAGCGGGATCGGGAGCGCCAGCGGGAGAGCTATGCGGCCACAGTGCGCA TCTTCTTGCCAGGCATAGTTTCGCGCGCCTCCGCCAACGGGCAGCTTTTCGAGGAGGATGAGATCGAGCACGACTCCCTGCAGACGGAGAACAATAACCGCAAAGTGGGAGCCGCAACGGGAGCGGCGGCAAGTGGCGGCGGGGTcaccaccatcaccaccaccTCGGCCAACGCGGGCCAATCCAATCTTCTATCCGCCACCGATGCCATGGGCTCCTCGGAGAACAACTTGACGGTCTACTTTTAG
- the Cad96Cb gene encoding protocadherin beta-1 isoform X3: MLYKMWIIHHWICYVFFVLCCLNNATFGAILDSRCYLEGGGSAESFLATEDLAVGSIIGKLRINGDPNAETGDINLSLREKNAPVEIHAGTKELALSVELDKEGVRGPSSIYVNVICIRRHSTDPSFVIPVNVRVTDVNDNAPEWIGTPYTLTLSEVTVPGTRILQGARAEDADQPGPFSTVEYQVLPGPYSEYVQFLNPLEGTLVLKKALDYEQLQNFTVKLRAQDQGTPARHSDTLLRVVITDADDQNPKFQRESYSAEIPVDGRPGELRMRPEPLKAVDQDEGICAPIQYTIVQSQDAKYFRIHPHNGAISLLTPIGYADVANGATLVVKATQIDNPDRYALTTVQLTRPGSHSDLSTLAFVQKRFVMRIREDTAVGNRILALPTNKPGKHLKYTIPDPVNSQFFSVGSLGELVLAKPLDYEKMTKHEFQVLATDGMTNSTAELTLDVIDVNDWEPRFRETHYEFMVPKSQSLQSRVDSFEGVLIGKVEAADGDRNDKLELSLRGQHAGLFEIDATGNIYMRPEQLQSLNESTVHLIAIATDTGVPPRSTSVPVSVTMEGLTLAQSGWNSNMLGMFGMIMGLFLMIIVALSCYIVRSKKQGKSAASGLGLGRNRVHSQAHSSVSSANLVTHEKLAGNGNGNGASVTSGGVSVLHMKHGGNITMANPMNNGLHHVASGASSSMALGSSAALLERERERERERDRERQRESYAATVRIFLPGIVSRASANGQLFEEDEIEHDSLQTENNNRKVGAATGAAASGGGVTTITTTSANAGQSNLLSATDAMGSSENNLTVYF, translated from the exons ATGCTATACAAAATGTGGATAATTCATCATTGGATATGCTACGTGTTCTTCGTTCTCTGCTGCTTGAATAATG CCACCTTTGGTGCCATTCTGGACTCACGCTGCTATCTCGAGGGCGGCGGTTCCGCTGAAAGTTTCCTGGCCACCGAGGATCTGGCGGTGGGTTCCATAATCGGCAAGCTGAGGATAAACGGGGATCCCAATGCCGAGACAGGGGACATCAATCTCTCGCTGAGAGAGAAGAATGCTCCCGTAGAGATTCATGCCGGGACCAAGGAGCTAGCATTGTCAGTAGAACTCGATAAGGAGGGTGTGAGAGGTCCTTCGTCCATCTATGTGAATGTCATCTGCATACGACGACATTCAACGGATCCG AGTTTCGTCATCCCCGTGAACGTGCGAGTGACTGATGTGAATGACAATGCACCTGAGTGGATTGGAACGCCGTACACTTTGACCCTTTCGGAGGTAACCGTTCCGGGAACCAGAATCCTGCAGGGCGCCCGTGCGGAGGATGCCGACCAACCGGGTCCCTTCTCCACGGTGGAGTACCAGGTGCTGCCGGGACCCTACTCGGAGTATGTGCAGTTCCTTAATCCGCTCGAGGGAACGCTTGTGCTGAAGAAGGCTCTCGACTACGAGCAATTGCAGAACTTCACCGTGAAGCTGAGGGCTCAGGATCAGGGCACACCGGCTCGTCACTCGGACACGCTGCTCCGCGTGGTCATCACGGATGCCGATGACCAGAACCCCAAGTTCCAGCGGGAGTCGTACAGCGCCGAGATACCAGTGGATGGCAGGCCGGGGGAGCTGCGCATGCGGCCGGAGCCACTGAAGGCGGTGGATCAGGACGAGGGCATCTGTGCGCCCATCCAGTACACAATTGTCCAGTCGCAGGACGCCAAGTACTTTCGCATTCATCCGCACAACGGAGCCATCAGTTTGCTTACGCCCATTGGCTATGCGGATGTGGCCAATGGCGCCACTCTGGTGGTGAAGGCCACGCAGATCGACAATCCCGATCGCTATGCCTTGACCACTGTCCAGTTGACGCGGCCTGGTAGTCACAGTGATCTCAGCACTCTGGCCTTCGTCCAGAAGAGATTCGTAATGCGCATTCGCGAGGATACGGCGGTGGGAAATCGGATTCTGGCTCTGCCCACCAATAAACCTGGGAAACATTTGAAGTACACCATTCCCGATCCGGTGAATTCGCAGTTCTTCAGCGTGGGTTCTCTGGGAGAACTGGTCCTGGCCAAACCACTGGACTACGAGAAGATGACCAAGCACGAGTTCCAGGTCCTGGCCACCGATGGAATGACCAACAGCACGGCGGAACTTACGCTGGACGTGATTGATGTCAATGACTGGGAGCCTCGGTTCCGGGAAACGCACTACGAGTTTATGGTGCCCAAGAGT CAATCCTTACAATCCCGCGTGGACTCCTTCGAGGGCGTGCTCATCGGCAAGGTGGAGGCGGCTGACGGAGATCGCAACGACAAGCTGGAGCTCTCGCTGCGTGGCCAGCATGCCGGTCTATTCGAGATCGATGCCACTGGGAATATCTACATGCGACCGGAGCAGCTGCAGAGCCTCAATGAGTCCACAGTCCATCTGATAGCTATCGCCACGGACACGGGCGTACCGCCCAGGAGCACCTCGGTCCCGGTGAGCGTGACCATGGAGGGTCTGACCCTGGCTCAATCCGGCTGGAACAGCAATATGCTCGGCATGTTCGGCATGATCATGGGCCTCTTCCTGATGATCATAGTGGCGCTCAGTTGCTACATTGTGCGTTCGAAAAAGCAGGGCAAGAGCGCTGCCAGCGGCTTGGGTCTCGGCCGGAACCGGGTGCACAGTCAGGCGCACAGCAGCGTGTCCTCGGCCAATCTGGTTACCCACGAGAAGCTGGCCGGGaatggcaacggcaacggAGCCAGTGTGACGAGCGGCGGGGTCTCCGTGCTGCATATGAAGCACGGCGGTAATATCACCATGGCCAATCCGATGAACAACGGGCTGCATCATGTAGCCAGTGGAGCCAGCAGTAGCATGGCCCTCGGAAGCTCGGCAGCTTTGTTGGAGCGGGAAAGGGAACGAGAAAGGGAGCGGGATCGGGAGCGCCAGCGGGAGAGCTATGCGGCCACAGTGCGCA TCTTCTTGCCAGGCATAGTTTCGCGCGCCTCCGCCAACGGGCAGCTTTTCGAGGAGGATGAGATCGAGCACGACTCCCTGCAGACGGAGAACAATAACCGCAAAGTGGGAGCCGCAACGGGAGCGGCGGCAAGTGGCGGCGGGGTcaccaccatcaccaccaccTCGGCCAACGCGGGCCAATCCAATCTTCTATCCGCCACCGATGCCATGGGCTCCTCGGAGAACAACTTGACGGTCTACTTTTAG
- the Cad96Cb gene encoding protocadherin beta-7 isoform X2, with amino-acid sequence MFHVASCPHGWIYLLGTMVCGGCSSPLQLWPKIAALEMKENGSLVERIGGTSKHVWRFGQVAHWNTNTGPTISGTLCGGFLCLSLQFAFNLQLSGRTETTFGAILDSRCYLEGGGSAESFLATEDLAVGSIIGKLRINGDPNAETGDINLSLREKNAPVEIHAGTKELALSVELDKEGVRGPSSIYVNVICIRRHSTDPSFVIPVNVRVTDVNDNAPEWIGTPYTLTLSEVTVPGTRILQGARAEDADQPGPFSTVEYQVLPGPYSEYVQFLNPLEGTLVLKKALDYEQLQNFTVKLRAQDQGTPARHSDTLLRVVITDADDQNPKFQRESYSAEIPVDGRPGELRMRPEPLKAVDQDEGICAPIQYTIVQSQDAKYFRIHPHNGAISLLTPIGYADVANGATLVVKATQIDNPDRYALTTVQLTRPGSHSDLSTLAFVQKRFVMRIREDTAVGNRILALPTNKPGKHLKYTIPDPVNSQFFSVGSLGELVLAKPLDYEKMTKHEFQVLATDGMTNSTAELTLDVIDVNDWEPRFRETHYEFMVPKSQSLQSRVDSFEGVLIGKVEAADGDRNDKLELSLRGQHAGLFEIDATGNIYMRPEQLQSLNESTVHLIAIATDTGVPPRSTSVPVSVTMEGLTLAQSGWNSNMLGMFGMIMGLFLMIIVALSCYIVRSKKQGKSAASGLGLGRNRVHSQAHSSVSSANLVTHEKLAGNGNGNGASVTSGGVSVLHMKHGGNITMANPMNNGLHHVASGASSSMALGSSAALLERERERERERDRERQRESYAATVRSIVSRASANGQLFEEDEIEHDSLQTENNNRKVGAATGAAASGGGVTTITTTSANAGQSNLLSATDAMGSSENNLTVYF; translated from the exons ATGTTCCATGTGGCCAGTTGCCCACATGGATGGATATATCTACTGGGAACCATGGTTTGTGGTGGTTGCTCTTCGCCTTTGCAGCTCTGGCCGAAAATTGCAGCACTCGAAATGAAAGAAAACGGAAGCTTAGTAGAGCGTATCGGAGGTACGAGCAAACATGTCTGGCGATTCGGACAGGTGGCTCACTGGAACACAAACACTGGACCGACCATCTCGGGCACTCTCTGTGGTGGCTTCCTCTGCCTGTCGCTgcaatttgcttttaatttgcaATTATCAGGACGGACCGAAA CCACCTTTGGTGCCATTCTGGACTCACGCTGCTATCTCGAGGGCGGCGGTTCCGCTGAAAGTTTCCTGGCCACCGAGGATCTGGCGGTGGGTTCCATAATCGGCAAGCTGAGGATAAACGGGGATCCCAATGCCGAGACAGGGGACATCAATCTCTCGCTGAGAGAGAAGAATGCTCCCGTAGAGATTCATGCCGGGACCAAGGAGCTAGCATTGTCAGTAGAACTCGATAAGGAGGGTGTGAGAGGTCCTTCGTCCATCTATGTGAATGTCATCTGCATACGACGACATTCAACGGATCCG AGTTTCGTCATCCCCGTGAACGTGCGAGTGACTGATGTGAATGACAATGCACCTGAGTGGATTGGAACGCCGTACACTTTGACCCTTTCGGAGGTAACCGTTCCGGGAACCAGAATCCTGCAGGGCGCCCGTGCGGAGGATGCCGACCAACCGGGTCCCTTCTCCACGGTGGAGTACCAGGTGCTGCCGGGACCCTACTCGGAGTATGTGCAGTTCCTTAATCCGCTCGAGGGAACGCTTGTGCTGAAGAAGGCTCTCGACTACGAGCAATTGCAGAACTTCACCGTGAAGCTGAGGGCTCAGGATCAGGGCACACCGGCTCGTCACTCGGACACGCTGCTCCGCGTGGTCATCACGGATGCCGATGACCAGAACCCCAAGTTCCAGCGGGAGTCGTACAGCGCCGAGATACCAGTGGATGGCAGGCCGGGGGAGCTGCGCATGCGGCCGGAGCCACTGAAGGCGGTGGATCAGGACGAGGGCATCTGTGCGCCCATCCAGTACACAATTGTCCAGTCGCAGGACGCCAAGTACTTTCGCATTCATCCGCACAACGGAGCCATCAGTTTGCTTACGCCCATTGGCTATGCGGATGTGGCCAATGGCGCCACTCTGGTGGTGAAGGCCACGCAGATCGACAATCCCGATCGCTATGCCTTGACCACTGTCCAGTTGACGCGGCCTGGTAGTCACAGTGATCTCAGCACTCTGGCCTTCGTCCAGAAGAGATTCGTAATGCGCATTCGCGAGGATACGGCGGTGGGAAATCGGATTCTGGCTCTGCCCACCAATAAACCTGGGAAACATTTGAAGTACACCATTCCCGATCCGGTGAATTCGCAGTTCTTCAGCGTGGGTTCTCTGGGAGAACTGGTCCTGGCCAAACCACTGGACTACGAGAAGATGACCAAGCACGAGTTCCAGGTCCTGGCCACCGATGGAATGACCAACAGCACGGCGGAACTTACGCTGGACGTGATTGATGTCAATGACTGGGAGCCTCGGTTCCGGGAAACGCACTACGAGTTTATGGTGCCCAAGAGT CAATCCTTACAATCCCGCGTGGACTCCTTCGAGGGCGTGCTCATCGGCAAGGTGGAGGCGGCTGACGGAGATCGCAACGACAAGCTGGAGCTCTCGCTGCGTGGCCAGCATGCCGGTCTATTCGAGATCGATGCCACTGGGAATATCTACATGCGACCGGAGCAGCTGCAGAGCCTCAATGAGTCCACAGTCCATCTGATAGCTATCGCCACGGACACGGGCGTACCGCCCAGGAGCACCTCGGTCCCGGTGAGCGTGACCATGGAGGGTCTGACCCTGGCTCAATCCGGCTGGAACAGCAATATGCTCGGCATGTTCGGCATGATCATGGGCCTCTTCCTGATGATCATAGTGGCGCTCAGTTGCTACATTGTGCGTTCGAAAAAGCAGGGCAAGAGCGCTGCCAGCGGCTTGGGTCTCGGCCGGAACCGGGTGCACAGTCAGGCGCACAGCAGCGTGTCCTCGGCCAATCTGGTTACCCACGAGAAGCTGGCCGGGaatggcaacggcaacggAGCCAGTGTGACGAGCGGCGGGGTCTCCGTGCTGCATATGAAGCACGGCGGTAATATCACCATGGCCAATCCGATGAACAACGGGCTGCATCATGTAGCCAGTGGAGCCAGCAGTAGCATGGCCCTCGGAAGCTCGGCAGCTTTGTTGGAGCGGGAAAGGGAACGAGAAAGGGAGCGGGATCGGGAGCGCCAGCGGGAGAGCTATGCGGCCACAGTGCGCA GCATAGTTTCGCGCGCCTCCGCCAACGGGCAGCTTTTCGAGGAGGATGAGATCGAGCACGACTCCCTGCAGACGGAGAACAATAACCGCAAAGTGGGAGCCGCAACGGGAGCGGCGGCAAGTGGCGGCGGGGTcaccaccatcaccaccaccTCGGCCAACGCGGGCCAATCCAATCTTCTATCCGCCACCGATGCCATGGGCTCCTCGGAGAACAACTTGACGGTCTACTTTTAG